A section of the Triticum dicoccoides isolate Atlit2015 ecotype Zavitan chromosome 7A, WEW_v2.0, whole genome shotgun sequence genome encodes:
- the LOC119327840 gene encoding BTB/POZ and MATH domain-containing protein 1-like: protein MQTWSSSFTEFKLDYLEIKNRGLINPLSKSISAEHYSWKIECYYWEDDEDVVLNLSLHLDSQFNRFNGFCEAFLRNRLESRYVKNGVITLICGVMALPGNSIPVPAMNIGDHLGSLLECPDGSDVSFVVGGETFRAHRAVLAARSSVFRVEIFGSLAEATMQCITLHEIEPSTLKAILRFMYTDRLSVDFDPESFSFSPTAQQLRHILAAADRYDIGRLKLMCAQKLWDMVSVETVATTLGYADMYGCPELKNRCLDFFMAGKNFTRIVVTEGYLWLMQRFPSVIDEIKARPVEKIIYV from the exons ATGCAAACATGGTCGTCCAGCTTCACCGAGTTCAAACTCGACTACCTAGAAATAAAAAACCGTGGCCTCATCAACCCCCTCTCCAAAAGCATCTCCGCTGAGCACTATAGCTGGAAGATCGAATGCTATTACTGGGAAGACGACGAAGACGTTGTCCTGAACCTCTCCCTCCACCTGGACAGCCAATTCAACAGGTTCAATGGCTTCTGCGAGGCCTTCCTG CGAAATCGCCTAGAGTCGCGCTATGTCAAGAACGGCGTGATCACGCTCATATGTGGTGTCATGGCTCTGCCTGGGAACTCCATACCCGTGCCGGCCATGAACATAGGCGACCATCTCGGAAGCCTGCTGGAATGCCCCGACGGCTCAGACGTCTCCTTCGTGGTCGGCGGCGAGACGTTCCGTGCCCACCGGGCCGTGCTCGCCGCCCGATCGTCGGTGTTCAGAGTAGAGATCTTCGGTTCCTTAGCAGAGGCTACCATGCAGTGCATCACATTGCATGAAATCGAGCCATCAACCCTCAAAGCTATCCTTCGGTTCATGTACACGGACAGACTGTCCGTAGACTTCGATCCCGAAAGCTTTTCCTTTTCGCCAACAGCCCAACAGCTTCGGCATATACTGGCAGCGGCCGACAGATACGACATCGGCAGATTAAAACTCATGTGTGCTCAGAAGCTATGGGACATGGTATCGGTGGAAACAGTGGCGACGACATTAGGTTATGCTGACATGTACGGCTGCCCGGAGCTCAAGAATAGGTGCCTCGACTTCTTCATGGCGGGGAAGAACTTCACGAGAATTGTGGTAACCGAGGGGTACCTGTGGCTCATGCAACGCTTCCCGTCGGTTATCGATGAGATCAAGGCGCGCCCTGTTGAGAAGATAATTTATGTTTGA